The Rissa tridactyla isolate bRisTri1 chromosome 6, bRisTri1.patW.cur.20221130, whole genome shotgun sequence DNA segment TGATAGCTGGGAACCCTCCACACCTATATTTATCAGGAGAGGACGAAAACTTGACGTTGCTGGTCTGTGAGGCTGCACTGCCTGCCGTGGGATGCAGCAGCAAGGCCACTTTTCAACTCCTCCTCCCGCTCTGCTCCATGGCCATCTTCTGTCTTGCATTTTGACAGCTCAGTGAAGAGTATGGACCAGTGTTCACAgtgcacctgggctctgaccCAGTGGTGGTGCTGCACGGACATGATGTGGTGAAAGAAGCCTTGGTTGATCGCGCGGACGAGTTTGCTGCCAGAGGACGCATGCCAATAGGAGACAAGGCGAACAAAGGATTAGGTATGTTTGCTGAGTGAGCTCCTTCTGAGGAGAAGGCAAGGGCTGAGCATTCATTTGGCAGATCAGGGCTGGAATGTACCATGCAGGAGGGAGGACTCTGGGGAGTGGGTGGGTCctacctggagaagggaaggcagagtGGGCTGTAATTGCTGCCTTTCATCACCCAAAGCGGGTAGTAGAGAAATGGAGTCAGATTGATCTTAGTGATGTGCAGTGAAAGGGCAAGCGGCAACAGCCCCCAGCTGCAGCGAGGGGAATTATGTGCAGATACGAGCGATGAATTGTTCACAAGGAGGTTGGGCATGTGGTGGAGAAGGCCAAAAGCAGGCAGGTGGACTACAGTACCTCCATAGAGTGTCTCCAAACCACAGTACTCTATGACACTACCGTGACAGTGCTCTCCCAGGGACAGGATTCGCTCTCACTGTGAGCCTCTGTTCATCTCACACTCAGCACACCCAAGCCAGgtctttgctcttccttcttcctctgcaggGATTATTTTTAGCAACAACCAGGAGTGGTTACAAGTCCGTCGGTTTGCTCTCAGCACTCTGCGCAACTTTGGAATGGGGAAGAGGAGCATTGAAGAGAGGATCCAGGAGGAATCTGAGCACTTGCTAGAAGAGATCAACAAAACAAAGGGTATGCTACAGTTTCAATATGGCTTATGTTTGCAAGAAAAAGGACTGTATTAAGGGAGACCCATGTCTTTAGCATAGAATAGAATTAGCACGTGCTTTGTCCATGCACCAGCTGCCCCTCGTTACAGAGCAGTAAATAATTCCGTGATCACATACTGTTCTTTTTGGGGACCCTTCTGTGTCGTTCAGAGACTCTGTTCTGGTATTTCCACTAACAACCAGAGCCCAGGTTACCCACAGTAGCCATGAGTAGCCATAGTTGGTTTTCTTTATGGTTTGTAACTTTTCTGAAATCCCAGGAACGCCTTTTGACCCAACCTTCACGCTGAGCTGTGCTGTCTCCAACATCATATGCTCCATTGTCTTTGGGAGACGATATGACTATAAAGACAAGAAGTTCCTGGCCCTGATGAATAACATGAACAACATCTTTGAGATGATGAACTCCTACTGGGGACAGGTACAATCCAGTAGGCATTTTAGTGTGTCAGCATTCTCCTAGGGGAGCAGGGAGCCTTCCTCCCAGTGAAGTCCCATCTCAGTTTTCTAAGTAGGACCCCGTCAGTGCTCTGCTGCACAGGAGGGAATTCATTCAAGAGcaagacgcaccctcaccaatgGAGAGATGAGGGTGCTTCCCCCTAGTCCTGACACCCTTCTTCTCCGCCTAAGGTTCCTACCACTAAGCAAGCCCCTACTGCCCTGTCAGACTGCCCAGCCTCACCGCCCTTCTGCTTGTCTCAGTTGAGAGGGTTGTGAACTTCCTAGGCTTTTTGGTAATATCAAAGGATGGGGCAATGGTCATGCTAGGGAccctcctgtttctttctttccagctctACCAGATGTTCTCAAATATCCTGGATTACTTGCCTGGCCCACACAAcaaaatattcacagaatttGATGCTTTAAAAGCCTTTGTGGCAGAGGAGGTGAAGATACACCAAGCCACCCTAGATCCCAGCTCCCCTCAGGATTTCATTGATTGCTTCCTCACCAAAATGCAGGAGGTAAGGAGACAGCGTACAGCCCCAGCTCATCCCCAACACACCTACACTGagccccttccctctcctaaGTAACACAGACATTGGGACGATCCCTTCCCAGGCAGCTAGGCTGTGCAGTGGGAAGGCACCAGCAATACCCCAGATATTGCCTGTGCTAGAGCTTATAGCTCTGGGTCTGCACACTCACCAGCCCCTACCTGCACCGCTCTGGCGTTGAGCTTACTGCACAAAGATAGCATTGCAATGTCCCAGGTGGCTGCTGCAGCTTAGCAGAGAAATGCAAGAGCTCTAGGTGAGAAAGAAGGCCTGGGATGACACAAGAAAGGGCCACTTTTCTCAGCCCAGCCAGAGAAACAGCCCAGCCTTTTCCCTAGGAGAAAGAGCACCCCAATTCCAGTTTCCACATGAAGAACCTGATAACCAGCACCTTCGACTTGTTCATTGGCGGGACTGAGACAACTAGCACGACTGTAAGATATGGGCTTCTGCTTCTTCTCAAATACCCGAAGATACAAGGTACCAGTCTGTGACCTCTTCCTCTCTAGCTGTTCCCCTGGGCTGGGCACGCGTCTAGCACCACATCCTTCTCCcaacttttctcctctctctcgcACATTTTACCCAAATGGGCAAAGTCCTTGCACTGTCATTCCCCAGGGTAGGCATTAGAAACCCCTCAGCTTCACTGGCATCATCATCAGCTGCACTCCCTTCACAGCCAAGGACTTGACTGTGTGTCTTTACCGCCCAGTACTCCTATTTAGTCAAGTCACTGGGAGGACATTCTTTGCATGGGCCGCAGTGGAACTGTGTTCTAgtcaacaccaaaaccaacatcAGTGCTCCTGTCATCTGTGATGTGTGATTTGTGGGCAGCTTAGGGCAACCTGTTTAGgtaggtttggttttatttacccATTTTATGGTTTGTGCTCCTCATGACAGAGAAAGTTCAAGAAGAGATTGACCGGGTAGTAGGACGATCACGAAAACCTTGCGTGGCTGACCGGACCCAGATGCCCTACACAGATGCGGTGGTCCATGAAATCCAGCGCTTCATCTCCCTCGTCCCCCTGAGTGTCCCTCGCGCTGTGACCAAAGACCTCTGCTTCAGAGAGTATGTCATTCCCAAGGTTAGTGGGCAAGGTCCCTCAAGTTCAGCAGCACTTTTGCTCTTAGGCTGGCAGTTACAAGCCAGAAGCTAGACGTGCAGTGGCCTGACCTAGTATCACCCAGCCCTTCAGGAAGGTGTTATCCTCAGGCTCCTGTAGCTCACTTGCAGCCCCTTGCTGCCACTCCGTGGGCCAAGACTGGAACAGTAGCTCTGCCCAACACCTTTGCTCACTTGCTCCGCAGCTTTATCCATCTGCAGAAACACGGTGGTTCACAAAAAAACCAGAGCAGTGACTCCTCACACAAAAGGCAGCAAAGCCATGGAACTGCTCACCACCCTCCAGGAGAGCCTGTGCACATGCTTGCAAGCAAAGTCAGTTGGTGGTTATTGAGCACAGAAAACCCCAGAGCCACAAAGTGCTGAAGACTACGTTTGCAATCAAGGGAACGAGCAAAACCTCTTTGCCTGTTTTTACACACTTCTTGAGGCAGTCACTGCTGGCCATTGCCAGAGGCAGGCTGATGGGCTACAGCAACCCATGGCCTGGCCTGTCACAGCAGCGCTCGTTGCTCTTCTGGCTGACTGTGTACAGCAGGGGAACAGCAGCACACAGGCTGttggcattttaattttcagctgtCTGTGTAAAATCAAAAGGCAGGACCCAGGGACCTGCTCAGCTTCTAGCAGATGGCTCTTGTGTCATCACTGTCGGATTACTTATCTCACACCCCCGCCCCTACCCTCTGTTTTCTCATCTGTGCTTCATGTGCCCTTACTCTCTCTCACCTTGCCCTCTGTGACGTCCCCTCTATGCTCAAGACTTCTTCTGCTCTTGTTCTTCCTTCACACACCCAACCAAACTGCCAACGGTGGGCGTCCATCTTTCTCCAACAAACTATTCTCTTGCAAACGTCCTTAGTAATCCCGACAGTCGTCTCACTGCTGGAGCTGTATCTGGTAAATAAAGCTGCCTAACATACCTGCTTAGTACGAACTCTTGTCTACTTGGCAACACCTGTCGAGCACTATTTGCTGTTTTCACTTCCAGGGAAGCGAGTATGCCCCGGAGAGAGCCTGGCACGCATGGAGATATTCCTACTCATGGCCATCATCTTGCAGAACTTTACCTTGAAGCCTGTCGTTGACCCCCAGGAACTCAGCATAACCCCAACACTGAGTGGGACAACCAACGTACCTCCTGCCTACCAGCTCTGTGCTGTCCCCCgctaaaaagcacagaaactctTTCCACGGTATCCTGAGCCTGGCTACTCCTTTTACATCTCCCTTACTAAAACCAATGGCAGAAGCATTGGCACACCTCCCTAAGGCTTCCAGGAAGACAGCCCAAACACAGGTGCACAGAGTAGGCACCTTCAAAGCCTCCTGGAACTGCTCTACCACATCCCAGGGAGGCCCTGGGTGACACTGCAGCCTGTTGCACTGATGCTCTCTCCGTGGGCTCCTTGAGCGCAGTGGCTGCATCAAATAGCTGATTTTCTCACACACACAGCTCCCATGGCTGCCCACGacctgcttctcctgcagcatgTGTCCCACCAAGAGCAGCATGCTTTGCAGATGGTTAGCAACCACCAGAGAGTTAGAACACTCTCCCCTCAGTTCAGAGGCTGAAGCTCCAGCTGCCTTCACCCCCTCAATGGGACCTCTGGCTGGTCCAGGGCGCTCCTCTCATTTCTCAGGCACTCTACAGTCCAGCCTTTCCACAAGCTGGGAGCACCTGCCCTATGGCTCCTCTCTGTCCTTCTCCTACCATCTCCCCCAGGCCTTCTGTTGTCCTCGAGGACAGCCCTGCCTGTCACTGCGGCCACGCAGGACCCCCACGCGAATCAAGATAGGGCTGCTGAGGAGATCGTTTCTGTGGAGGGTGTCTCCTGCCTGAATCACACTCCCGTCCCACCTCCCAGCTGAAATGCCAAGGTACAGAGGAGAGAACAGTGTGAGTGAGAGGCCATGGTGGGTAAGGAACAGCTGAGAATGACGGGAAGTTGCCATCACAGGGGGTAAGTTCTGCAGCTGGAGTTGTATTCTCTTCCCACTTTTCTTGGGCATATCACTTCATCTCCCCTATGGTCTGGACTCCTTCTGCTAAATGAAAAGAGTGCATCCCTGTCTTTGCAGGCTGTTGGGAGAAGCTCAGGCACCTGAGCCATGGGGACTGCAAACAACTCTCTGGCTGCCCTTTTCTACCATCAGAATCACTGCGAGGATTTAGatgatatttattaaaatgaatgaacTTAAGTTTAGGAGGACAGCAAAACCAACTCTCCCAGAGACCTTGGGTATTCCAGGGGAATCTCATTTAGCTTCTGCATCTCAGAGGCGTCATTGCAAACGAGTTCTTCCCCTCTCCAAAGTCTCTTTTGTCCTGTCCTCCGTAGAATTTCATGTACGCACAAAGAGAAAACTCTCTTCTTCATAAACTGCAACCGCGTGACCCCTGGTGTCCAGGAAAAGGATCGTGTCTGTTATCTCTAGTCCCAGCCCCTACTCGGTGCTTTTCCTTCAGTGACAGGGTGGATGGTTTTCATAAATGGATTCCACCACAGGTGGCTCTCCTCTGGGCTTATTTGTCCTCGCGGGCTTTGCTTGTGTTTGGATGTCTGGTTTGCAGTGCTTGTCTTGATCTTCATTTACGTAGGTATTTCTTGTCCCCTGCATCATGATCATATAAAAGTCCTAGAGGTAAAACATAATTTCTGTGATGGTAGTCACAAGGTACTCGGAGACCTTGTGAGTACTGCAGAGAATACAATATGCAGCATTTTCCACCTCTCTTTGGAAACATTTGGTggtattttgagtaaaatatCATATTTGCTCACATCCCAGGTTcatccctctttctccctccatttTTGCCCACGCAGGATGCAGCTTTAATGCCTGTGTACTCTAAAACAATGGCAAACCATTGCTGGCCTCTCATCTAGGATTGCCTCAAATGGACAGAGGTGCAACCAGAAAGAGCAGTCACGTAGGATCGCCAGGCAAGCACAGGGAGAGACCTTACCATGAGCTCTTGTATTAGTTTTGTGTGGCAAGGtgttggtagcaggggggctataggggtggctcctgtgagaagctgctagaagcttcccctacatccaatagagccaatgccagctggctccaagatggacccgccagTAGCCAAGGTcgagcccatcagtgacggtggtagcacctctgggataacatatttaagaagggggaaaaaaacagcccagcaactgcagctggagagaggagtgagaatatgtgagagaaacagctctgcagatgccaaggtcagtgaaggaggaggggaggaggtgctccaggcgctgtaGCAGGGATTcctctgcagcccgtggtgaagaccatggtgaggcaggctgtcgcCCTTGCAGACCATGAAGGTTCATGGTGGAGCacatatccacctgcagcccgtggaagaccccacgctggagcaggcggatgcccaaaggaggctgtgaccctgtgggaaagCCCACGCTAGAGCAGGcgcctggcaggagctgtggccccatggggagaggagcccatgctggagcaggtttgctggcaggacttgtgaccatgtcggggacccacactggaacagtgttcctgaaggactgcaccccgtagAAGGGACCCATGCTTGGAAGGGACCCCATGCTAGAGccagggaagagtgtgaggagtcctccccgtGAGGAGAGAGGGGCGACAGAGACAACATgggatgaactgaccacaacccccattccccatccccctgtgaaGCGCGGGGAGAGTAGGTAGAGAATTTGGGCataaagttaagcctgggaagaaaggaggggtggggggaaggtgctttaagatttggatttgtttctcattatcctactctgatttgaatGGTAATAAATTTAACTAATTTCCCCAAggtgagtctgttttgcctgtgatggtaattggtgaacgatctttacctcaacccatgagtctTTTGTTAtactttctctcccctgtccagtgcagaggaggagtgatagagcagctttgctgggcccctggtgtccagccagggtcaacccaccacagctctGTAGGGCTACCCTTGAAGCCAGTCCTGCATTTAGGAACGCACTCAGCAGCACCGGTACACACCAATACTGCTCTACCAGGGAAGTAAGGAATCCCAGTTCACGGCTCCTCCAGGAGGAGGCATGCTTACCTGTGTTACCAAAATACCAAGGCTTCACCCTGTCCCTAGGGTCATAGCAGCAGCCTCGCTCTTCACAGTCTCCCTGGCTGATAGGCAAGGAGGCACACAGCAGCCGGTCTTGGCTGAGGACAGCAGAACAGACACCACTGCTTGGAGCATCCAGGGCTGGAAGAAACAGCAGGAGTTTGCAGCTAAGGCACAAGGAGCAGGGGGGTAAAGACACAGAGGACACTGCTGGCAGATGTCTTGGTGACTCTGCATGCAAATCGAGGGAAGTTAGACTCAAGTGAGGGTGAAACACACAGCCTGGAGCTGGCACGGAAGCCTGCTTAGAAGGGACCTGCATTCCCTGGAACAGAGACTCCCCCTGAAGCCACGCACAAGAGACTAGACTGTATGGGATCTGTCAAGATAAAGTATTCTGGATCAACTCTGGTAGTTTGGAAAAATCATTGTACCCAGTCTCCAGCTCAGTCCCTGAACTTGCAGGGATCGATGCAGTCAGAACATGTCTAGGAGACATAAGGAACATTCACCTGCTGACCCTGCAGAGGAGGCACAAGCCCTCAGCAAGTTGGTGGCTCTTCTGTCTGAAACCCTTCTCCAGGGAGTCTTCTGCACAGCAGTaagtccctctgcccagccccagacCGACTAGGAACAGACATCCAAAAGGAAGGGCACTCATCACCACAAGATACAAGCGGGACTTCCTAATGAGCTGTCAGTCTTACCAGGAAGGTCCACAGGGCACCTGAACAGCTTCTCTTCATGAAGAGCCTTTTGTCCAGCATCGTCTGTTCCTTCAAGCCCAACCAGCATGAGGTAATTGCCATCCTAGGGGAGAGCCACACCAGTCagggcagccagagcagcagtAGCCACAGTCCCAGCAGAACCCCTAAGGTCACTCACCCATTCAAAGACATAACAGCCAGTATAGGAGACCAATACTTTCCTGGAGCCATCTGGAGTCCCAGATACCAAGAGCCCACACTCAGAGTCATTCTGCAGAACGTGTGCCTCCCCCTCGGTATCTAGGGaaagaggagacagcagcagaggTTTCAGCATCCCACGTTGAAGACGGGGTCCGCTACAATCCTACCCTTCTGTAGGAAAAAAGGCCCTAGCCAGTATCAGGGTCTGGGCCAGCAGGGGTGTGTGAGGGAAGAGCCAAGACCCAGCAGCCAAGACCATCTAGATCTAGGCACAGCACGCCACCAAAGCCCGTGACTGCTAGGTCATACAAACAGCCCCCTGGTTACACAAGATGCACTGAAGCCGTTAGACAACACTTCACATCAAAACCTGCCCCTTTCTCCTCATTCCAGGCATACACCTGCACTGTGCCAAAATACAGCAGTAAGAAAGCCTCTTGACACCACCCTCACTTACCCCAAGTAGTCAGCACAAAGGAAGCattcccttcccagcctggagGTAAGGTGaactgcaggctttcttggccacaaacCAGCAGGGTGGGATCAGAAAAAACACTACCCTGAGCCCCCACAACCCAAACAAGGGGACCAAGAAAGCCCCAGAAGAGCACAGCTCCAAATGCAGCCCTAGACTGCCCTGCAACACCCATCCTGCTCTCTTGCTAAGGACCATAAAGCAGCTGCTCTTAGCCTAGCCTTTTAAATTGCAGAGCCAGCTGGGACCAGAAATTCCCAAAGTGTCCAGGTGGACCCAGCCCAGCAGTTTAACACCTTCCATTGCTCTCACCTGGCTCTGAACCCAGCGCAATCTGCTTGCACCCTTTGAAGGTGTGCAAGCAGGAGCTGCGCTTATGTCAAGAGACGAGCCTGCATTCATATCACTAAGCTGAGAGGAACTCCTCTGTGCAATTTACTGTCCAGCCCCAGGAGGGTCTTCAAACCCTTTTTTCTCACCCCGAGTTCTTCCCGCTGCTGGCCTATGCAGGAGATCCACCAGCTTTTCCCCATGTACCCTACTGCTGCTCTAATTGCTCATTACATGGCATGAGTGCAAGAAGCTGCGTGACAACgctcttttgctcttttaaaggaGCCGCCGCTTCAAATGCCGGACATGGGGGTGCCAAcatagaagcacagaaatagCCCTCCACATGAAATCTGTGGAAAACTATGGCGCTCGGGCAGGCTTTGCACACCTAAAAGGAGGTGATTCCCCTTAAACGGTCCTGGCTGTGGACTACAGCCCCGTTTGCAGTCCAGGGCTGTTCCGGGCATGGCTGCTAGGTGGCAGGACCATGTGCTCTGTGGGACGCCCACCCCCAAAGGCTGGCCAAGTGGGCTGACAGGATGGGCCTGAGACACAGGTAAGGGGAGCCTCTGTAATCCCAGAGAAAGcctctgcctgccagcacccatcgcctgCCTGTACCTGCAGCGTGTCTCACGTAGAGCCTTCTCTCTCCCTCGCCACACATCAGGCTACAGCACCCACACTGAGTAAAAGCCTTATTTCCATATGGGAAGGCCATCTTTCCATACAGATGTTTCTGTATTCATGCAATGGAGGCGTGGATGTCTTCACGCTGCTGCAGGGGTGGCACGCACATAGTTGGTGCGTGCATTTTTGTGCCCtgcttttagcagcagcagcgctggcatAGCCTGTGCCGCCGTGTTCTTTTGTAATCTGCTTATTTCTTTGGGACTAGATCATCCCTAGATCGTCTAATCTTGACCCTTAATAACGCACTGCCGTTGGTAGCCACCCACACTCCTGCTCTCAGCAGACCCTCCGGacggctgcccagccccacgcagcAGGCAGCGTGCCCACCCCTCCAGCCAGCCCTCAGCAGCAGGCATGGGTCGTAGCTGAGTCCAAGGGAGGTGTTTCCTTTGCTCTTCCACCTTAGCCCACAGCTCATTGCTCCTCTACAGCAGCACAGGATGCCGTGATCCCAGCCGGCCAGCCAGGTGAAGAACGTCACTGTGCCTGCCTGCCCTGCGCGCTGCTTCTTTCATGTACCAGCCAGGAGAGCTGTTCCACAAAGTACAAGACCTTTTCCGCTGCTCTGCCCGGCAGAGACTGAAGCAAATGGATCTCGACAGGCTGCCTGCGTGGCTGCTGTTTGAGCCGCGCTCACGAACCAAATGGGCTTGTCCCAGCGCCTGCCTGGGCACCGGGCAGCCACAGTGGAGAGGAACCTGGGGAAAACATTTGGActttggcagggagggaggcttcATCTCTGTAGAAGCTTGTGCCAGGACAGCTTGCCCAAATCTCACAGCCACTGCGTGACTGCTGAATGTGTCACTTCACTGCATTATCTGCTGATAAATGggtaaaaaataacaaataaatgaaGCACTTTGGAGCTACAGAGATAGCTTTCATTACACTTCAACCCACCAATACTTTGTTTATGCTCATAGGAAAAATTATCTACAGGTACGTGAAGAATAACTCTCTGTGAAACAACACTGGGAACGCTGTAGATCCCCCAGGCAATACCTGTGCTGAGAACGGTTTCAGGTAAGTGCCCTTTCCTAATTTCGACGTGCAGACGCTTGACAGCTGTGTTGGAGGACGTGGAGATGGGAGGTGATGAAAATGAGCCTGAAATTCACGGAAACGAGATGCTTTGTTCAGAAGAAGTTGGGATAGGCAGcggaaagcagcttggctgagAGGAAACAGGCAGGTCTCTCTTCCTCGCAAatctcttcctcatccatttaATAGTTCTCACGCAGTACAGTGACCCAGCTGTAAGCACCAATTTAGCTAGCACTCAAGACCACCACAAACAGGACGATGCAGAAGATGAAGGTAG contains these protein-coding regions:
- the LOC128911561 gene encoding cytochrome P450 2C9-like codes for the protein MELLGAATVVLLVCIACLLSITAWRGRSGKGKMPPGPAPLPILGNLLQVKPKDLATTLQKLSEEYGPVFTVHLGSDPVVVLHGHDVVKEALVDRADEFAARGRMPIGDKANKGLGIIFSNNQEWLQVRRFALSTLRNFGMGKRSIEERIQEESEHLLEEINKTKGTPFDPTFTLSCAVSNIICSIVFGRRYDYKDKKFLALMNNMNNIFEMMNSYWGQLYQMFSNILDYLPGPHNKIFTEFDALKAFVAEEVKIHQATLDPSSPQDFIDCFLTKMQEEKEHPNSSFHMKNLITSTFDLFIGGTETTSTTVRYGLLLLLKYPKIQEKVQEEIDRVVGRSRKPCVADRTQMPYTDAVVHEIQRFISLVPLSVPRAVTKDLCFREYVIPKVSGQGPSSSAALLLLGWQLQARS